One Streptomyces lincolnensis genomic region harbors:
- a CDS encoding DinB family protein: MTTERSEPATTADERTMLEGWLDYHRQTLAWKCEGLTDAQLRTAAVEPSELSLMGLVRHMAEVERGWFRKVLVDDDPGPIYYSDADPDGEFHLTEADTWKEAYATWQAEIDTARKNAARFGLDDISVGRSKRTGDRFNLRWIYTHMIEEYARHNGHADLIRERVDGAIGD; the protein is encoded by the coding sequence ATGACCACTGAACGCAGCGAACCCGCCACCACCGCCGACGAACGCACCATGCTGGAGGGCTGGCTGGACTACCACCGCCAGACCCTGGCCTGGAAGTGCGAGGGACTGACCGACGCCCAGCTCAGGACCGCCGCCGTGGAGCCGTCCGAGCTGTCCCTGATGGGGCTGGTGCGGCACATGGCGGAGGTCGAGCGAGGCTGGTTCCGCAAGGTGCTGGTCGACGACGATCCCGGGCCGATCTACTACAGCGACGCCGACCCGGACGGCGAGTTCCACCTCACCGAGGCCGACACCTGGAAGGAGGCGTACGCCACCTGGCAGGCCGAGATCGACACCGCCCGGAAGAACGCCGCCCGCTTCGGCCTGGACGACATCTCCGTGGGCAGGAGCAAGCGCACCGGTGACCGGTTCAACCTGCGCTGGATCTACACCCACATGATCGAGGAGTACGCGCGGCACAACGGCCACGCCGACCTGATCCGCGAGCGCGTCGACGGTGCCATAGGGGACTGA
- a CDS encoding uracil-DNA glycosylase, whose amino-acid sequence MTDIAMLPESWRGVLGDELQKPYFKELTDFVEEERAKGPVYPPREEVFAALDATPYEGVKVLVLGQDPYHGEGQGHGLCFSVRPGVKTPPSLRNIYKEMKEELGHEIPDNGYLMPWARQGVLLLNAVLTVRGGEANSHKGRGWEKFTDAVIRAVAERPDPAVFVLWGNYAQKKLPLIDESRHIVVKGAHPSPLSAKKFFGSRPFTQIDEAIAQQGHEPIDWRIPNLG is encoded by the coding sequence GTGACCGACATCGCCATGCTGCCCGAGTCCTGGCGCGGGGTTCTGGGCGACGAACTTCAGAAGCCCTACTTCAAGGAGCTGACGGACTTCGTCGAGGAGGAGCGGGCGAAGGGCCCCGTCTACCCTCCGCGCGAGGAGGTCTTCGCCGCCCTCGACGCGACGCCGTACGAGGGCGTGAAGGTCCTCGTCCTGGGTCAGGACCCGTACCACGGCGAGGGCCAGGGCCACGGTCTGTGCTTCTCGGTCCGCCCCGGCGTGAAGACCCCGCCCTCGCTCCGCAACATCTACAAGGAGATGAAGGAGGAGCTCGGACACGAGATCCCCGACAACGGCTACCTCATGCCGTGGGCCCGGCAGGGCGTCCTGCTGCTCAACGCGGTGCTCACGGTCCGCGGCGGCGAGGCCAACTCGCACAAGGGCCGCGGCTGGGAGAAGTTCACCGACGCGGTGATCCGGGCGGTGGCCGAGCGGCCCGACCCGGCCGTCTTCGTGCTCTGGGGCAACTACGCGCAGAAGAAGCTCCCGCTGATCGACGAGAGCCGGCACATCGTGGTCAAGGGCGCGCACCCCTCCCCGCTGTCGGCGAAGAAGTTCTTCGGCTCCCGCCCGTTCACGCAGATCGACGAGGCGATCGCCCAGCAGGGCCACGAGCCGATCGACTGGCGCATCCCGAACCTGGGCTGA
- a CDS encoding Gfo/Idh/MocA family protein, producing MKVGCIGLGDIAQKAYLPVLGSRPDVELHLQTRTPATLARVADSLHLPAGQRHADLDALLAVGLDAAFVHAPTAVHPEIVTRLLEAGVPTYVDKPLAYELADSERLVELAEARDISLVVGFNRRYAPGYAQCADHPRELILMQKNRIGLPEEPRSMILDDFIHVVDTLRFLVPGPIDDVTVRARTENGLLHHVVLQLAGDGFTALGVMNRLSGSAEEVLEVSGQDTKRQVVNLAEVIDHKGQPTVRRRGDWVPVARQRGIEQAVLAFLDAVRAGKVLSARDALATHELCERVVRAVRERAA from the coding sequence GTGAAGGTCGGCTGCATCGGACTCGGTGACATCGCTCAGAAGGCGTATCTGCCGGTACTCGGCAGCCGTCCCGACGTCGAGCTGCACCTTCAGACCCGCACTCCCGCGACGCTCGCCCGGGTCGCCGACAGCCTGCATCTGCCCGCGGGGCAGCGCCACGCCGACCTGGACGCGCTCCTCGCCGTCGGACTCGACGCGGCCTTCGTCCACGCGCCGACCGCCGTGCACCCGGAGATCGTGACGCGGCTGCTGGAGGCGGGGGTACCGACGTACGTCGACAAGCCCCTGGCGTACGAACTGGCCGACTCCGAGCGGCTGGTGGAGCTCGCGGAGGCACGCGACATCTCGCTCGTCGTCGGTTTCAACCGGCGCTACGCCCCCGGGTACGCGCAGTGCGCCGACCACCCGCGCGAGCTGATCCTGATGCAGAAGAACCGGATCGGGCTGCCGGAGGAGCCGCGCTCGATGATCCTCGACGACTTCATCCATGTCGTCGACACCCTGCGGTTCCTGGTGCCCGGACCGATCGACGACGTGACCGTCCGCGCCCGCACGGAGAACGGGCTGCTGCACCACGTCGTGCTCCAGCTGGCCGGGGACGGCTTCACCGCGCTGGGCGTGATGAACCGGCTCAGCGGCTCCGCCGAGGAGGTCCTGGAGGTGTCGGGACAGGACACCAAGCGCCAGGTGGTCAACCTCGCCGAGGTGATCGACCACAAGGGCCAGCCGACCGTGCGGCGGCGCGGCGACTGGGTTCCGGTGGCCCGCCAGCGCGGCATCGAGCAGGCGGTGCTCGCCTTCCTCGACGCGGTGCGCGCCGGCAAGGTGCTCAGCGCCCGGGACGCGCTGGCGACTCACGAACTGTGCGAACGGGTGGTACGGGCGGTGCGGGAGCGGGCCGCCTGA
- a CDS encoding tetratricopeptide repeat protein produces the protein MAERQGQAAVDGLLTRIGQAVMLHHAGDREEARQRFLDLWTEIGEDGDPLHRCTLAHYMADTQDDPFDELAWDLRALTAAEELTNDRLQAYEGALAVRALYPSLHLNLAADYVKLGRTEAARTHLRRARGASDALGDDGYGDGVRGAISRLELRLGEGDGAGGRA, from the coding sequence GTGGCGGAGCGACAGGGGCAGGCGGCCGTGGACGGGCTCCTGACACGGATCGGACAGGCCGTGATGCTGCATCACGCGGGCGACCGCGAGGAGGCCCGGCAGCGGTTCCTCGATCTCTGGACGGAGATCGGCGAGGACGGCGACCCGCTGCACCGCTGCACGCTCGCCCACTACATGGCCGACACCCAGGACGACCCGTTCGACGAACTCGCCTGGGACCTCAGGGCCCTGACGGCCGCCGAGGAGCTGACCAACGACCGGCTCCAGGCCTACGAGGGAGCGCTCGCGGTGCGCGCGCTGTACCCCTCGCTCCATCTGAACCTGGCCGCCGACTACGTGAAACTCGGCCGCACGGAAGCCGCCCGCACCCATCTGCGCCGGGCGCGGGGAGCGTCCGACGCTCTGGGCGACGACGGTTACGGCGACGGGGTACGGGGGGCGATCAGCCGTCTGGAGCTACGGCTCGGCGAGGGAGACGGGGCCGGCGGCCGGGCGTAG